Genomic window (Saccharothrix australiensis):
GAGGCCGCGTCGGTGGTTCGTGGCGCGGGTTTCGCCGATCACGCTCTTCGATCGGCGCAACCCGCCCCGCGAGCCGCCGACTAACAGGCGGCCGAGCCGCCCGACGGAGTCGGGCCATCCAACACAGCGAGGCCGCGTCGGTGGTTCGTGGCGCGGGTTTCGCCGATCACGCTCTTCGATCGGCGCAACCCGCCCCGCGAGCCGCCGACTAACAGGCGGCCGAGCCGCCCGACGGAGTCGGGCCATCCAACACAGCGAGGCCGCGTCGGTGGTTCGTGGCGCGGGTTTGGCCGATCACGCTCTTCGATCGGCGTAACCCGCCCCGCGAGCCGCCGACTTCCAGGCGGCCGAGCCGCCCGACGGAGTCGGGCCAATCCAACACAGAGTCGGGCCAATCCAACACAACCCGCTCAACACAGCCACGCCCGCCACGTCGGCAGCAGCGTCGCCAGGAGGGCGTCCGGGGCCTCGGTGTTCGGCGAGTGCATGACGCCCTTGAGCACGGCGAAGTCGGCGTCGAGGCGTTCGGCCATGTCGCGCTGCCCGGCGGCCGACCACGCGTCGTCCAGCTCGCCGCACATGACCAGGCACGGCACGCCCGACGTGCGCAGCACCCTCGCCAGCTTGGCGACCAGGTCCGGTTCGGTGCGCAGCGCGTCGCCCATGCCGAGCAGGCCGGCTGCGGTCGAGCGCAGGAAGCGCTCCTTGTAGAAGTCCTTCAGCTCCTGCGGGAGCAGCGACCAGCGCGGGTGCAGGGCCGCGCGTGCCTCGGTGAGCCGCTGCGACGCCTCGATACCCTGCTCGCGCAGGACGACCTCGCCGTAGTCGAGGGCGGTGCGGCGCTCGCCGGGCGGCAGCTCGGCCGGGCCGGACGACAGCAGCGTCAGGCCGGACACCGGCGCGCCCGCGAGCACCGCGCCGCGCGCCACCAGACCGCCGTAGGAGTGGCCGAGCAGCAGCACGCGCCGCCCGTCCGCCGCGAGCTTCTCCACCAGCTCGGCCAGCGCCGCGCCCAGGGACGCCGGGCGGTAGTCGGCCTCGGCGAGCGGGCCGGCGGACTCGTACTGGCCGGGCAGGTCGATCGCCACGACCTCCAGGCCCGCCTCGGAGATCGGGTCGAGCAGCGGGGCGAAGTCCTCCTTGGACCCGGTGTACCCCGGTGTCAGCAGCGCCGTCGCGCCCAGGTCCGCGCCGGTGGCCGGCGCGCGCAGGGCGGCCACGGGGCCGAACCGACCGGGCAGGTCCACGCGCTCCGCGCGGTGCGGACTGAGCTGCGAGTACACGCTTCGCAGTGTGCCGCACCGAGCGCGGGTGCGCGTGCCCGGATCAGCGGAGCGCGACCAGGGTGTCGCCGCGCTGCTCCAGCACCACGGGGCCCTCGGTGGCCAGCTGCACGGGACCGTCGTAACCGCCCCGGTCCACCGGTATCCGGCCGACCTCGGCGCCGGTGACCTGGTCGACGACCCTCAGGCCCTCCGGGACCGGGATCAGCACCCGGCCCGCGAGGGTCGTGCCGGGGCCCCGCGACGGGGTCGACCACACGGGGCTCAGGTCGACCAGCGACAGCGCGACGGTGCGCGACCCGGTGAACCAGTAGACGTTCGCCGTGCTGGTCAGCGTCGGCACCACCCGGCCGGGCGGGTCGCCGCGCAGCTCGTCGGCGGTCACGTCGACCGGGTGCTCCTGGACCAGGCCGCCGGTCTCCGCGTCGAACACGATCAGCTTGCCCGGCGCGGCCACCGCGACCCGGTTGCCGGTCACCGCGACGACCCGCGCGTCCTTCTCGCCGATGATCACGCTGCTGAGCACGTGCGGCTCGTCGGACTTCTCGGGGTTGGGCTTGAGGACGGTGATCCGGTCCGACGGGTCCTGGTGGTGGCAGCGCTCGACCACCGCGACCTTGCCGCTGCTCACCGCGAACGAGCCGTACCGGCAGCCCGGCCGGGGCTGCTTGTTGGCGTTGACGATGGCGCGCAGCGTGCCGTACTCCAGCGACCGCACCAGGTCGTCCCGCCGGTACACCTCGAAGTACGTCTCACCCGTGGTCACCACGTGCGAGCCCTCGTCGAGCAGGCGGGTGTCGAGGGCGGCGTCGCCGTTGCGCTGCGGGCCGCGCTTGCCGGAGGCCATGTCCAGCGTGGTCAGCTCGGAGCAGTTGGTGTCCTTGCGGTACAGCGCGAACGCCTTGCCCCAGGCGGTGCTCACCGTGCACAGGGGCCAGTTGCGGCTGTACCGCCAGCGGACGTCGCCGGTCAGCGCGTCGCGGCCGACGACCTCGCCGTCGTGGCCCGTCACGACCACCGAGTCCAGGGCGACCGGTGCCGGCGTGGCGCCGCTCGGCGCACGCCACACCTCGGCCAGGGTCGGCGGCAGCACGGTCGCCGGCGGCAGCGGCGTGACCTGGCTGGGGCCGGTCTGCGACACCGTGTGCCGGGCGTCGCTGAAGGCCCACACCAGCGTGCTCGCCACCAGCACGCCGACCACCAGCAGCGCGAGGGCGAGGTAGTCGCCCCGCGTCCGCCACGTGCGGACGGGCCCGACGGGCTCGTCGGTCGTCCCCGTGCCGTCCGGTGCCGTGCCGGTCGTCCCCGATCCGGTCGTCCCTGATCCGGTCGTCGTCGTGCCGTCCGGTGCCGAACCGGACGGCCCCGATCCGGCCGGCTCCCGGTCGGTCGGTGCCGGGTCGGTCGGTGCCGTGCCATCCGGTGCCGTGCCATCCGGTGCCGGGTCGGTCGGTCGGGTGCCGGCCGGGTCCGGGGAGACCGGTTCCGCGAGGACGTCTTCGGTGTCGACGGCGGCCTGGTGGTCGGGTCCGGGGGCCGGCTGCCCCTCGGCGCCCAGCACGACCCGACCGTTCGACTCCGCCTGTTCCGGCTGGCCCACTGCCCGGCTCCCGATGGTTCGGTGATCTGTCCGGCCACATGCTGCCGCACGTGGCCGGTGATCCGTGTAAGGAGTCAGTCTGCCGACGGGAGGGCGTCCGCGGAACCTTCGGCCTCCGCACCCGTGCGGCGACGCCGCCGGCGGCGGGGCCGCTCGTCGGAGTCCTCCGCGTCGGAGGCGTCGGCCTTGCGGCTGGGCGGGCGCTCCGTGCCCGCTTCCGGCGCGGCCTGCTCCGCCGCCTTGCGCCGGCGGGGGCGTTCGGCGGCCTCGACGCCGTCGGCCGCGCCCTCGGCGGGCTTGCGGCGGCGGGTCCGCTTGGGCGCGGCCTCGGCCGGCGCGTCCGCCGCGCCTTCCGCCGGTGCGTCGGCGACCGGGGCGGCCTCGGTGACCGGGGTGGCCTCGGTGACCGGAGTGGCCTCGGCGGCGGCCGGCTCGGTGGTGCCCTCGGCGGCGGCCGGCTCGGCGGGCTTGCGCCGACGGGTGCGGGTGCGCTTCGGGGCAGGCGCCTCGGTCACCGCGTCGGCGGACGCCTCGCTGTCTGCCTCGGCGGTCGTCACCGCGGTCGCCTCGGCGACGGCTTCGGCGGGCTTGCGGCGGCGGGTGCGCTTGGCGGCGCCGGTGGCCTCCGCGGGTGCCTCCGCCGGGGTCTCGACCGCCTTCGGAGGCTCATCGGCCGACGGGGTCCCGGCGGCGGCCTCGGCCGCGCCCTCGCCCGCCGCCACGACACCGCCGCGACTGCGCCGACGCCGGCGCGTGCGGGTGCCGCCCTCCCCGGTCGCCGGGGTCGTGCCCCGCTCGGCGGGCGCCTCGTCGTCCGCGCCCGAGCCGCGCTTGCGCTTGCGCCCGCGCGCCTTGCGGTCGCCCTTGAGGTTCTCCTCCGGCTCCGCGCCCAGGCCGGCGCGGGTGCGCAGGCCCAGCGGCAGCCGACCGGTGGAGCCCGCCGGGATGTCCAGGTCGGCGAACAGGTGGTCCGAGGTCGAGTACGTCTCCACCGGCTCGGGTTTGCCCAGGTCGAGCGTGTCGCTGATCATCTTCCAGCGGGGCGTCTCGTCCCAGTCCACCAGCGTGACGGCGACGCCCGTGCGGCCCGCGCGACCGGTGCGGCCGATGCGGTGCACGTAGGTCTTCTCGTCCTCCGGGCACTGGTAGTTGATGACGTGCGTGACGCCCTCGACGTCGATGCCGCGCGCGGCCACGTCGGTCGCCACCAGCACGTCGATCTTGCCGCTGCGGAACGCGCGCAGCGCCTGCTCGCGCGCGCCCTGCCCCAGGTCGCCGTGCACCGCCGCGGCGGCGAAACCGCGTTCGACCAGCTCGTCCGCGACCTTCTGGGCCGTGCGCTTGGTGCGGGTGAAGATCATGGACAGGCCGCGCTCACGCGCCTGGAGGGCCCGCGCCAGCAGCTCCGTCTTGTCCAGCGCGTGCGCGCGGTAGACGAACTGCTCGGTGCGCTCGTGGACCGCGCCGGCGTCGTTCTCCTCGGCCCGCACGTGCGTGGGCTGGTTGAGGAACGTCCGGGCCAGCGTGATGATCGGGCCCGGCATGGTCGCCGAGAACAGCATCGTCTGCCGCTCGTCGGGGACCATGCGCAGGATGCGCTCGATGTCGGGCAGGAAGCCCAGGTCGAGCATCTCGTCGGCCTCGTCCAGCACCAGGCCGCGCACCTTGCCCAGCACCAGGTGGCGCTGCTCGGCGAGGTCCAGCAGCCGGCCGGGCGTGCCGACGACCACGTCCACGCCCTTGCGCAGGGCCGCGATCTGCGGCTCGTACGGCCGGCCGCCGTAGATGGCCAGCACCCGGACACCCAGGTGCTTGGCCGCGTCGGTCAGGTCGTGCGTGACCTGGAGGCACAGCTCGCGGGTCGGGACGACCACCAGCGCCTGCGGCGTGCCGTCGCCCGGCACCGTGATCCGCTGGAGCAGCGGGATGCCGAAGCCCAGCGTCTTGCCGGTGCCGGTGCGGGCCTGCCCGATCACGTCGTCACCCGCGAGCGCCAGCGGGAGCGTCAGCTCCTGGATGGCGAACGTGCGCTCGATGCCGGCCTCGGCCAGCGCGCGGACGATCTCGGCGCGCACGCCCAGCTCGGCGAACGTCGGCGCGTCGGACTGGACGGGGGCGTCGGCGGCCAGCGGGTGGGAGGTGTCGTCGCCGGGGACGCCCGCCTCGCTGTGCTCCAACGTCACCGGGTCCAGGTGGGTCTTCTCGTTTGTCGCGGTCAGGGTGATCGCCTCTCTCGTACCAGCGCGCACGGCCTGTACGGGCCGCTCGACCGCGCCGGACGCCTCTCGGCCGAGGGGGCGGCCGGGCGTGGCGCGGGAGGGCCTGCGAGGTATGCGCGCACCCTCTCCTGGCGGCACGGTGCCGCCGTAGTCAGCCGTCGGCGCCGCTGCGAGCCCCTGCTGGGCCGCGCCGCACCGGGCGTCAAAACGCCACTCTACCTTCCGACTAGGCCGTTCGGGGTGGAAGCGGCACGCGCGGTGCGGACTCGCGTGCCTGCGGTGTTGCCAAGGACACCCGACTAGGCTCCCGGGCATGGGTGAGGCGCAGGCGGGTCAGTCGGTGGTGTCCGGCCAGGTGGCGGAGGGCGTGGTGGACCTGCTCGGCGCGCTGGCCTACGGCGAGCTGTCGGCGTTCGACCGGTTGGCGGAGGACGCGCGCACCGCGCCCACGCTCGCCGGGCGCGCCGACCTCTCCGCGATGGCGGCGGCCGAGATCGGTCACTACGCGTTGATCGAGCGCTACCTGGACGAGCGCGGTCACTCGCTGGAAGAGGCGATGCACCCGTTCGTGGCGGGTTTCGACGCGTTCCACGCCTCCACCGCGCCCAAGTCGTGGCTGGAGTCCCTGGTCAAGGCGTACGTGGGCGACGGCCTGGCGGCCGACTTCTACCGCGAGGTCGCGGAGTGGCTGGACGAGCCGACCAAGGAGCTGGTGCTCGCCGTGCTGGCCGACACGGGCCACTCGGCGTTCGCCGAGCGCGAAGTCCGCGCCGGCTGCGAGGCGGACCCGAAGCTCAAGGACCGGCTCACGCTGTGGGGCCGCCGGCTGCTCGGGGAAGCGTTGACGCAGGCCCAGTACGTGGTGGCGGAGCGCGACGGGCTCGCGGAGCTGATCGTGCGCGGCTCGGGGGACCTGGCGGGCATCGCGGCGCTGTTCCGGCGGCTCCAGCAGAGCCACACGCGGCGCATGGCGGCGCTCGGCCTCGGCTAGGGTTGATCCGACAGTTGTCTGACCGCCGCCGCCGGCGGTCAACGCGTGTACGGAGGTCAGCGTGGAGGTCAGGGTCGGCGTCGCGGACAGCCCGCGTGAGCTCGTGGTGTCGAGTTCGCTCTCGCCCGACGAGGTGGAGGCGCAGGTCGCGGACGCCCTCAAGGCGGGCAGCGGGCACCTCACGCTGGTCGACCAGAAGGGCGCGCGTTACGTGGTGCCCTCGGCGCGCATCGCCTACGTGGAAATCGGTCCCAGCGACTCCCGCCGAGTCGGCTTCGTGACTGGAGACTGAGCACGGCACGAAGAAGAGGGGTGCTCCTCGGAGCACCCCTCTTCTTCTTCCGCACGCCGTCCTGCCCGGCATCCCTCGCGCTCAGCCCAGGTCAGCGACCTCGGCCTCGCCCGCCGTCTGCGAAGCAGCGGCAATTCCATACGGCGGTGTGCTCACCCCCGCTACCCGGTACCGCCGCCACGGGTCCGGGTCGGTCAGCGTCCCCGTCGCGGACCCGCCCGGCGTGCGCAGCTCGGCGGTGCGCGCGCCCGCCTCGACCAGCTCGCTGACCTGGTCGTTCGCCGCGATCCGGCCGTACCAGTGGTACCGCCCGTCGATCGGCTGGAAGTGCCCGCGCAACCGCACCTCGACGGGCACCTCGCGCCGGCCGAAGACGAGCACCGCCGCGCCGGTGTAGCCGTCCTCGTCGTGCTCGTGGTCGTCGTGCTCGTGGTCGCCGTGCTCTCCGGGCATCACGCCTCCTCGCCGTTGACGAGCCGCAGTCGCGCGGCCCCTTCGGGGAAACCGGTGGTCAGCGGCGCGTCCGGGTCGAGTTCGACGCCCGCGGAGCGGAGCAGGCCGTCGACGGCGTGCCAGATGAGCGTGGTGAGGTAGTCGCTGAGGCTCGACCTCGACATGGACTGGCGGTCGAGCCACCAGTCGCCCGCGTTCTGGACCATGCCGACGAGGGCGTGCGCCCACGGCTCGGCCCCGCCGGAGTCCATGCCGAACGCCCGCAGGTAGTCGCCGAGCAGCCGGGCCAGGGCGGCGGCGATCAGCTCCTTGTCCTCGGTCACGACGTCCTGCTCGACGGGCCGGTCGGCGAAGGACTTGCGGACGACGAACCGGTACAGGTTCGGGTTCTCCTCGATCACCGACAGGTAGGCGTCGACGATGCCGCGGATGCGCGCGCGCACGGGCCCGTCGTGGCCGATGGCGGGGACCATCCGGGCCATCAACAGCTCGGTGCCCCTCGTGCCGACCGCCAGGTACAGGTCGGACTTGTCGGTGAAGTGCCGGTACAGCACCGGTTTGCTGACGCCGGCCTCGGCGGCGATCTCGTCCATGCCGACCTCGGGGCCGTGCTTGGCGACCGCGCGGATCGTCGCCTCGACGAACTCCGCCCGGCGGGCCTCCCGATGGCCCTTCCAGCGCTCCCGGCGTGCGTCCGTCCCGCCCTTGACAGTTCGAGCCATGTGACGCACGCTACCAGAAGTAACTGTTACCTCAAGTCGCAGATACCCGAACAAGCGGAGGGGCCGATGACGAGGACCTCGAAGGTCGCCGATCGAGAGAAGACCGCCGAGCGGCTGCTCAACTCCTCGGCCGACAAGTTCTACGACCCCGAGGTGGACATCGACTGGTCCGCGCCGCTGGTCGACGGCCTCCGCTACACGCCCGAGCACCGCTGCTCGCTCTACGGCACCGGGCTGTGGGAGCGGATGTCCGAGCAGCAGCGGATCGACCTCTCGCGGCACGAGGTGGCCAGCATCGCCAGCGTCGGCCTCTGGTTCGAGATCCTGCTGATGCGGATGCTGCTCAAGGAGGTCTACCGCTCCGACCCGACGACCAAGCACGCGCAGTACGCGCTGACCGAGGTCGCCGACGAGTGCCGGCACTCCACCATGTTCGCCCGCATGGTCGAGCGCATCGGGTGCCCGCCCTACGGCCCGCGCCGGTACACGTACCAGCTGGGCAAGCTGCTCCCGGTGATCGGCTACGGACCCGCCCTGTACGGCTCGATCCTGGTCGCCGAGGAGGTGCTGGACCGCTTGCAGCGCGAGACGATGGCGGACGAGTCCGTGCAGCCGCTGGTGCGCATGGTCAACCGCATCCACGTGTTGGAGGAGGCGCGGCACGTGCGGTTCGCGCGCGAGGAGGTGGTGCGCGGCATGGCGGCGCTGACCAGGAAGGAACTGCCCTACCAGCGGTGGCTGATCGCGACGACGTCCATGTTCATCACCCGGTCGCTCGTCAACCCGGAGGTGTACGCGGCCGTCGGCCTGGACCGGGACGAGGCGCACCGGGCGGCGCTGGGCAACCCGCACTGGCAGGGGACGATCCGCTGGTCCGGTGAGCGGATCATGAAGTTCCTGGACGAGAACGGCCTGGTCGGCAAGCCGGGGATGCGGGCGTGGCGCCGCTCGTTCCTGCTCGGATGAGCGCGCTCCCGGAGACCGACCACCGGTTCCGCACGTCCGACGGGACGGCGCTGCACGTCCTCGACACCGGGCCGCGCGACGCGCCGGTGACGACGGTGCTGGTCCACGGCTGGACGCTGGACCACACGTCGTGGGACGCCGTGGCCGCGGCGCTGCCGGGCCGGGTGCTGCGCCACGACCACCGCGGGCACGGCTGCTCCGCGGCGTCGACGGCGGTGACCTCGTCGATCGGGCAGTGCGCGGACGACCTCGCCGAACTGCTCGCGGCACGGGTGCCCACCGGGCGCATCGTGCTCGCCGGGCACTCGATGGGCGGCATGACGCTCATGGCGCTCGCGGAGCAGCACCCGGCGCTGCTCGACCGGGTCGCCGGGGTCGCGCTCGTCGCCACCTCGGCGGGCGGCCTCGCCGGGTCGACGCTGGGGCTGCCGGGCGTGCTGGGACGGGTGTTCGCGGCCGGGGAGGCGGCCTCGAACCGGCGGCTCGCGCAGCTCCGGCGGGAGCGGTTGCTGACGCGGACCGAGGTGCTGCGGCCACCGCTGCGGTGGTTGCTGTTCGGCAAGCGGCCCTCGTGGCGCGACGTGGCCGCCACCGCGGTCATGGTCGGCCGGTGCAACCCGGTGGCGATGGTGGCGTTCCGGGCGTCCATCGACGAGCACGACCGGGTGCGCGCGCTGAAGCGGTTCGCGGGCATCCCGACGGTGGTCCTCGCCGGCGGGGAGGACAAGCTGACGCCCCTGCGGCACGCGCGGACCATCGCCGACGAGGTCGCGGCGGAGCTGGTCGTGTACCCCGGCGCGGGCCACATGCTGCCGCTGGAGAGGTCGGCGGAGGTCGCGGCGCACATCGCCGCGCTGGGGTGAGCCGCTCGGCGGGACCGCGCCGCGGGCGGTCCCGCCGAGCGCGCCCCGGTCGGCCGCCCCGGTGCTCCGGTCGGCCGCCCGGCCGGCCGCCGGTGCGATGCCTCCGGGTGATGCCTCCGTGCGCCAACGAGCAACTGTCACGGGGAATCGCCGCGCAACGCCCGCGGGCACTCCTTCCGTCACCTCGGCGGAAGGGAGATCACCATGCTGTTACCCCTGGTCGCAGTCGTGTTGTTGACCGCGTGCACCGCGTCGTCGCCGATGCCCGACGACCCCGACCAGCTCGTGCTCCGCGTCCGGTCGGTCGTCGGCGCGCCGACTCCCAGCCCGGCGGAGGTGCCCGAGTTCAGCCTGTACGGCGACGGCCGCGTGATCCGCCCCGGACCACGGCAGGGCGCGCTCCGGACGGCCGAGGTGGTGCGGGTCGACCGGGGTTGGGCCGAGGAGGTCCGCCGGGCGGCCCACCGGGTGGGGCTGGCGCGGAACCGGGTCCTCGACAACCCGGCGGTGGTCGACGGCGCACAGGTGGTGTTCGTCCTTCGATCGGGTGGTCAGCGGTTCGTGACCAGGGTGCACGGCCTGACCGACGACTCCTCGGACGACCTGGCGGAGTTGGCGCGGTTCCGGCGCGCGCTGGCGGAGTACGCCGAGGGCCCGGCCGAGCCGCACCGGCCCACCAGGTTCGCCGCGGTCGCCCACGCGCCGAGCGCGGTGCCCGCCGGCGGGGCGCAACTCGGCAGGCCGTGGCCGTTCACGCCGTTCCGGGACGGGCGGCGCGTCGCCGAGGGGCAGTGCGTCGTGCTGTCCGGCGCGGACGTGCGAGCCGCCCAGGACCTGGCGCGCGAGGGCGTCCCGGACACCCGGTGGAGCGAGGGCACGACCACGTACCACGTCGTGTTCCGCCCGCTGCTGCCCGACGAGACGGGGTGCGCGGACCTCGACCGGTGACACGCGCCGCGGCGCGGTCCCGGATCAGTCGTGGTGCTGTAGCGGGAAGCCGCCGCCGATGCCGCGCCAGGCGAGGGTGGAGATCAGCGCGACCGCGTCCTCCTTGCTCACCTTGCGGTCGTCGGCCAGCCACGCGCGGGCGGTGACCTGGCTCAGGCCGACCAGCCCGACCGCCAGCAGCCGGGCCCGGTGCTCGTCCAGGCCCGTGTCGGCGGTGATGGTCTCGGTGATCGCGTCCACGCTGTCGGTCGTCGCGCGCTCGACGGCCTGCGCCACGGCCGGCTCGCTCCGCAGGTCGGACTCGAAGACCATGCGGAACGCCTGGCCCTCGCCGTCCACGAAGTCGTAGAACGCGCCGACCGTCGCCTTGACCCGCTGCTTGTTGTCCGTGGTCGAGGCCAGCGCGTCGCGCACGCGGTCGACCAGCTCGTCCACGTGGGACTCCAGCAGCGCCATGTACAGCTCCAGCTTGCCGGGGAAGTGCTGGTACAACACCGGCTTGCTGACGCCCGCGCGCTCGGCGATCTCGTCCATCGCGGCGGCGTGGTAGCCGTTGGTCACGAACACGTCCTGCGCCGCGGCCAGCAACTGGGCACGCCGGGCGGTGCGTGGGAGTCGGACCCCGCGTCCCGCGCCGCCGTGGTGCCCGACCGTGGTCTGGGCCGTCTCCGTCATGGTGCCTCCAGCCAACCTGAACATCGCGGAACCGGCCGGGGTTCGCCCCGCCGGTTCGTCGGCAACCTTACTCGCTGGTAGCAGCGTTGCGGAAAGCTTCCCGTTTCGGGGGACCCCCGCGCAGGCATCCTGGAGTCGTGACCGAGACCCTGGAGGCGAGCAGAACCGCCATCACCCACGTGCCCCTGTCCGTCGCGCCGCTACCGCCGTTGGACACAACGATCGAGCCGTGGCCCGGTGACTACGTCGAGGTGGCCGGTCACACCGTGCACGTCCGGCGCACCGCCGGGCCGGCCGGGGCCACCGCGGTGTACGTGCACGGGCTCGGCGGGTCGGCGACGAACTGGACGGACCTGGCGGCGCAGCTGTCCGGGCACGTCGACGGGCACGCGCTGGACCTGCCGGGGTTCGGCCGGTCAGAGCCGATCCCCGGCTACACGTTCAGCATGACCACGCACGCCGAGGTGGTCGTCGGGTACATCGAGTCGCTCGGGGTCGGTCCCGTGCACCTGTTCGGCAACTCGATGGGCGGCGCGATCGCCCTGATCGTGGCCTCCTCCCGCCCGGACCTGGTGCGGACCCTGACGCTGGTGTCGCCCGCGATGCCGGACCTGCGGCCGAGCCTGAGCCGCGTGTCCGACCCCCGGCTGCCGCTGGCCTTCCTGCCCGTCGTGGGCGACCGGGTGCGGCGGCGGCTGGCGCTGGTCACGCCGCGCGAACGCGCCCAGCAGATGCTGCGGCTGTGCTTCGCCGACCCGTCGCTGGTGCCGGACTGCCGCATCGACCAGTCGGTGGAGGAGTACACCGAGCGTTCCGCGCAGCCGTGGGCGGGCCTGGCGCTGGGCCGCAGCACGGTCGAGCTGATCCGGACGTGGCTGGTGCCGCGCTCCCGGTCGATGTGGCTGCTGCCGCCGAAGGTGACCGCGCCGACGCTGGTCGTGTGGGGCACCCAGGACCGGCTGGTCAGCGTGCGCAAGGCGCCCCGCGTGGCGCGGCTGCTGCCCCGCGGCCGGCTGCTGGTGCTGCCCCGGACGGGGCACGTGGCGCAGATGGAGCGGCCGGTGTCGGTGGCGCGGGCCGTCCTCGGCATGTGGGAGACCGGCGACGCGTGGTAGATCGGTTCAGCGCATCCGCCTCGGGCGGGGCACCGGACTCCGCCGGCGCGTGCCGTTGTGGCACCCTGGTCGCCGTGAACCGGACATCACAGGACGGGCGCGAGGCGGCGCCTTCCTCGGGTGCCCGGCCGGCCGCCCCGCCCGACGACGACCGCTACCGCCGGGGCGCCCGCCGGACCGGCGCCGAGCCGCTGGCGGCGTCGTGGGA
Coding sequences:
- a CDS encoding alpha/beta fold hydrolase; the encoded protein is MTETLEASRTAITHVPLSVAPLPPLDTTIEPWPGDYVEVAGHTVHVRRTAGPAGATAVYVHGLGGSATNWTDLAAQLSGHVDGHALDLPGFGRSEPIPGYTFSMTTHAEVVVGYIESLGVGPVHLFGNSMGGAIALIVASSRPDLVRTLTLVSPAMPDLRPSLSRVSDPRLPLAFLPVVGDRVRRRLALVTPRERAQQMLRLCFADPSLVPDCRIDQSVEEYTERSAQPWAGLALGRSTVELIRTWLVPRSRSMWLLPPKVTAPTLVVWGTQDRLVSVRKAPRVARLLPRGRLLVLPRTGHVAQMERPVSVARAVLGMWETGDAW